In Thiovibrio frasassiensis, one DNA window encodes the following:
- the ilvY gene encoding HTH-type transcriptional activator IlvY — translation MDMEELKLFRHLAESLHFGRTSRACHVTPSALTRTIQRIEAEVGERLFDRDNRSVRLTKAGEAMKQYAEETIDRWQELKESLADNTTLHGDISLYCSVTAAYSILPEILDRFRSSCPEVHIKLQTGDAAQGLTRLRNGEVEVIIDALPDKQANTLEFMALTETPLVFIAPLAFPETVIYEDSEIDWRKTPVIVAEQGLGRERLDRWFTAKKILPNIYAQVAGNEAIIAMVSLGCGVGVVPGLVLEKSPLQEQITVLDISPQLAPFSLGVCTAKKNLRNQKILAFWEIAAPPR, via the coding sequence ATGGACATGGAGGAACTCAAGCTCTTTCGCCACCTGGCCGAATCCCTGCACTTCGGCCGCACCAGCCGCGCCTGCCATGTGACGCCCTCGGCCCTGACCCGCACCATCCAGCGCATCGAGGCGGAGGTGGGGGAACGCCTCTTTGACCGGGACAACCGCTCGGTGCGCTTGACCAAGGCTGGCGAGGCCATGAAGCAGTATGCCGAGGAAACCATCGACCGCTGGCAGGAACTCAAAGAGAGTCTGGCCGACAATACAACCCTGCACGGCGACATCTCCCTCTACTGTTCGGTCACCGCGGCTTACTCCATCCTGCCCGAAATCCTCGACCGCTTCCGCTCCTCCTGCCCGGAGGTGCACATCAAGCTGCAGACCGGCGACGCGGCCCAAGGACTGACTCGGTTACGCAACGGCGAAGTAGAGGTGATCATCGACGCCCTGCCGGACAAGCAGGCAAACACCCTGGAATTCATGGCGCTCACCGAAACGCCCCTGGTCTTCATCGCACCGCTGGCCTTTCCCGAGACGGTTATTTATGAAGACTCGGAGATCGACTGGCGGAAAACCCCGGTGATTGTGGCCGAACAGGGGTTAGGCCGAGAGCGGCTCGACCGCTGGTTTACCGCAAAAAAGATCCTGCCCAACATTTACGCCCAGGTGGCGGGCAACGAGGCGATCATCGCCATGGTCAGCCTGGGCTGCGGGGTAGGAGTGGTGCCTGGGTTGGTCTTGGAAAAAAGCCCCCTTCAGGAGCAAATCACGGTACTCGATATCTCCCCCCAACTCGCTCCCTTCTCCCTGGGAGTCTGCACCGCGAAAAAGAACCTGCGCAACCAAAAAATTCTGGCCTTCTGGGAGATCGCCGCCCCGCCCCGATAA
- a CDS encoding phosphate/phosphite/phosphonate ABC transporter substrate-binding protein, protein MQKYLVAILLRFPPLLSAQGLRRILTLLLLLLSLSQTGEAADKPRPIQIAITPCTDILKTFKEYQPLAAYLQRQLRQPVKLIIPKDFPEFERLITAGGAEFAFQAPHTYVRLSHLYNRKMLLKALTPEGESRHRGVIIVRKDSPLQRIEDLKGKYVIFGAENDMAKNLSAKRLLTAKGINPDTNLRGYKHDGSCESIALNVFLKTADAGAICDYSFKNINASKEGTETELPPNQLRILGETEEIPTWVFAARAEVDPKLIARLNEALTALTLKNNNHEEILESAEIGGFVKAQDQDFAEIRKIMSMAR, encoded by the coding sequence ATGCAGAAATATCTGGTTGCCATTTTGCTCCGCTTCCCCCCCCTGCTTTCTGCGCAAGGACTGCGGCGCATTCTGACTCTCCTGCTTCTGCTCTTGTCCCTGAGCCAAACAGGGGAGGCGGCCGACAAACCGCGACCGATTCAGATCGCCATCACTCCCTGCACCGACATCCTCAAAACCTTCAAAGAGTATCAACCCCTGGCGGCCTACCTGCAGCGACAGCTCCGCCAGCCGGTCAAGCTGATCATCCCCAAGGATTTCCCGGAATTCGAACGGCTCATCACGGCAGGAGGGGCGGAATTCGCCTTCCAGGCACCCCATACCTATGTGCGCTTGAGCCACCTCTACAACCGTAAGATGCTGCTCAAAGCACTGACCCCGGAAGGCGAAAGCAGGCACCGGGGGGTGATCATTGTTCGCAAAGACAGCCCCCTGCAACGCATAGAGGATCTCAAGGGCAAGTACGTCATCTTCGGCGCGGAAAACGACATGGCAAAAAACCTCTCGGCAAAACGGTTGCTGACCGCAAAGGGCATCAACCCGGACACGAATCTCCGGGGCTACAAGCACGATGGCAGCTGTGAATCCATCGCCCTCAACGTCTTTCTGAAAACCGCCGATGCCGGCGCGATCTGCGATTACTCCTTTAAAAATATCAACGCATCAAAAGAGGGTACCGAAACCGAACTCCCGCCCAACCAGCTGCGCATTCTCGGCGAGACCGAGGAGATTCCCACCTGGGTCTTTGCCGCCCGCGCCGAGGTCGATCCCAAGCTCATTGCCCGACTCAACGAGGCGCTGACCGCCCTTACCCTGAAAAACAACAACCACGAAGAGATCCTGGAGTCCGCAGAGATCGGCGGGTTTGTAAAGGCTCAGGACCAGGACTTCGCTGAAATCAGAAAAATTATGTCCATGGCCCGCTAG